From the Ignavibacteria bacterium genome, the window ACTGCCTTCTGTTCCATCGGCAACAGGAGGTTGGCCTGGAGCTCAAGCGGCATGTCGCCGATCTCGTCCATGAACAACGTTCCCTTGTGTGCCTGGTGGAAGAGTCCGCGCTTGGTATCCATGGCGCCAGAAAACGCCCCCTTCATATGACCGAAGAGTTCGCTTTGGAAGAGCTCGCGGGGGATGTTCGGAATGTCTACTGTGATGAACGGGTGTTTGGAACGACGGCTCACGCCATGCAGGGCGTGGGCAACGAGTTTCTTTCCTGTACCTGTTTCACCGGTGATGAGGACGTTGAGGTCTGTGCGACCGTATCGTAGGATCTTGTCGGCCACTTCCATCATGATGGCACTGCGACCGATGATGCCCTGACCTTCAACAACGCGACGCAGCTCTTCATTGGAGGAGTCTGCCTTGACGCGTTCCATTGCGCTTGTGAGAACGGCAACGAGTCTGTCATTGGTAAGGGACGACTTATCGATGAAGTTCAGTGCGCCAAGCTTGGTTGCCTTTACGGCGGTTTCAATGGTCCCCTTACCGGAGATCATGATGATCGGGATTGACGGGTATTCGCGGATGGATCTGCCAAGCACGTCGATACCGGTCATCGAGGATTCGCTGCCGAACTCGATGTCCAGCAACATGAGACCAACCTCGCGACTGCTTGTTTCGAGGAAGCTGAGCGCTTGCTCGGGACTGTTGCGGATCTCCGCATTCCACCCTTCGCCACGTACAACGTCGGCTAGAGTAGCACAGAAATCACGGTTGTCATCAACGATGAGGATCTTCATGGTGTTCAATCGCGGGGAATCAGCTTCATCAGCTGGTCATAGAGTTCGCGCATGTCACGGCTCTGGAATGTCTCCAGATCCGGGTTCCATACGGCCCGTAAATATACGTCAGAGCGGACGTTGCGGTATTCGATGTATCTGGCCCTTGTTCCGCGCACGTTCAAAGCCTGCGTCTTAAGAAAACAACTCATCACGTCCTTGGCCAGATCGCAGTACTTGGACTGTTCCACGGCCAAGGAGTAGCCCCCGTCGGCCCGTTCTGCGATGGACCCACGGTAGGTAAACAATTCACCCTT encodes:
- a CDS encoding sigma-54-dependent Fis family transcriptional regulator, with protein sequence MKILIVDDNRDFCATLADVVRGEGWNAEIRNSPEQALSFLETSSREVGLMLLDIEFGSESSMTGIDVLGRSIREYPSIPIIMISGKGTIETAVKATKLGALNFIDKSSLTNDRLVAVLTSAMERVKADSSNEELRRVVEGQGIIGRSAIMMEVADKILRYGRTDLNVLITGETGTGKKLVAHALHGVSRRSKHPFITVDIPNIPRELFQSELFGHMKGAFSGAMDTKRGLFHQAHKGTLFMDEIGDMPLELQANLLLPMEQKAVRRVGSVETEEVDIRFVSATDRDLIASMGDGRFREQLYHRLRECEIYIPSLRERIEDVPLIVEHYIAKHNKEMGDQKTVSSAAVEYLQQYQWPGNVRELASVLRVALQTMSNDQLEITDLHRILKRSSSQPIHRVATAVGAVAAAAPQPVAASAPAPQAPSHEPVATNGSQIDLGEDRSLKDDLAMVDKMKIEKTLERTNGNVSKAAAILAVSRETLHNKIRKYGIDVHRYRA